One window of the Amycolatopsis mediterranei genome contains the following:
- a CDS encoding GntR family transcriptional regulator, translated as MSQPASPLPDRGPTGRRTAKGSLSSTAAKRVERPAPLRQVVYEALAELIINRTLEPGQHLVEADLAEYLGVSRQPVREALQRLQSEGWVDLRPAQGAFVHLPTDEEADQLLSVRSVLETHSAKLAAERASAADVFRLHELQQVGLKALAKEDTEGLVAANAALHGFITELSGNAVLAELIGLVDRRVRWYYTPIARPRGRDAWNEHEELIQAIAAQDAGAAEKIMAKHTERTRQAYHERPEAPRS; from the coding sequence GTGAGCCAGCCCGCTTCCCCGCTGCCCGACCGCGGCCCGACCGGCCGCCGCACGGCCAAGGGCTCGCTCAGCTCCACCGCCGCCAAACGCGTCGAGCGGCCCGCGCCGCTGCGCCAGGTCGTCTACGAAGCGCTCGCCGAACTGATCATCAACCGCACCCTCGAGCCCGGGCAGCACCTGGTGGAGGCCGACCTCGCCGAATACCTGGGTGTGAGCAGGCAGCCGGTCCGCGAGGCCCTGCAGCGGCTGCAGAGCGAAGGCTGGGTCGACCTCCGCCCCGCCCAGGGCGCCTTCGTGCACCTGCCCACCGACGAGGAGGCCGACCAGCTGCTGAGCGTCCGCAGCGTGCTGGAGACGCACTCGGCGAAGCTCGCGGCCGAACGGGCGAGCGCCGCCGACGTCTTCCGCCTGCACGAACTGCAGCAGGTCGGGCTCAAGGCCCTCGCCAAAGAGGACACCGAAGGTCTGGTCGCGGCCAACGCCGCCCTCCACGGGTTCATCACCGAACTGTCGGGGAACGCCGTGCTGGCGGAGCTGATCGGCCTGGTCGACCGCCGGGTCCGCTGGTACTACACGCCGATCGCCCGGCCCCGCGGGCGCGACGCGTGGAACGAGCACGAAGAGCTGATCCAGGCCATCGCCGCCCAGGACGCCGGCGCCGCCGAGAAGATCATGGCCAAGCACACCGAACGGACCCGCCAGGCCTACCACGAACGTCCGGAGGCTCCCCGGTCCTGA
- a CDS encoding NAD(P)H-dependent oxidoreductase subunit E, with amino-acid sequence MDLKLLDAVASHEEREAVAGFAGGGRDQLLPALHAVNDRVGWISQGALNLICETLHVPPADAYGVASFYSLFALDERPERVVHVCTDLACRITGAETVCDVLTEHVGAAGKARGGVTWLRSPCLGVCERAPAALTFQAGDPATTELLAPATGASAVLAAGRAPAAAEGAPPVIHQKEGLRLLRRVGVVDPSSLDDYRATGGYAALRNALRMGQAAVIREVTDAGLLGRGGAAFPTGRKWAATAAQPAGPHYLVCNADESEPGTFKDRVLLEGDPFALVEAMTIAAFAIGARQGYVYLRGEYPRALRLLRNALDVGRERGFLGVDVMGHAGFSFDIEIRRGAGAYICGEETAIFNSIEGFRGEPRTKPPFPVEQGLFGKPTVVNNVETLVNVPLILTEGAAAYRSIGTEASAGPKLFCLSGNVERPGVYEVPFGATLRELLALAGGVPEGRSLRAVLLGGAAGGFVRPDELDLPLTFEDARAAKTTLGSGVVLVLDDLADLGGFLLRIAEFFRDESCGQCVPCRIGTVRQEEAIRRVLAAGSEEQPLLREVGGVMRDSSICGLGQTAWNAIESAIDRLGALQ; translated from the coding sequence ATGGACCTCAAACTGCTGGACGCCGTCGCGTCGCACGAAGAACGGGAGGCGGTCGCCGGGTTCGCCGGTGGCGGCCGTGACCAGCTGCTCCCCGCCCTGCACGCGGTCAACGACCGGGTCGGCTGGATCAGCCAGGGCGCGCTGAACCTCATCTGCGAGACGCTGCACGTGCCGCCCGCGGACGCGTACGGCGTCGCGAGCTTCTACTCGCTGTTCGCCCTGGATGAGCGCCCGGAGCGGGTGGTGCACGTGTGCACCGACCTGGCCTGCCGGATCACCGGCGCGGAGACGGTGTGCGACGTCCTCACCGAGCACGTCGGCGCCGCGGGGAAGGCGCGCGGCGGGGTCACGTGGCTGCGCAGCCCGTGCCTCGGCGTCTGCGAACGGGCCCCCGCGGCGCTGACGTTCCAGGCCGGCGACCCGGCGACGACCGAGCTGCTCGCGCCGGCGACCGGCGCGTCGGCCGTGCTCGCCGCGGGCCGGGCACCGGCGGCCGCCGAGGGCGCACCGCCGGTGATCCACCAAAAGGAAGGATTGCGGCTGCTGCGCCGGGTCGGCGTCGTCGATCCGTCCAGTTTGGACGACTACCGGGCCACCGGCGGCTATGCGGCATTGCGCAACGCCCTCCGCATGGGTCAGGCCGCGGTGATCCGCGAGGTCACCGACGCCGGGCTGCTCGGCCGTGGCGGGGCCGCGTTCCCGACCGGGCGCAAGTGGGCGGCCACGGCCGCGCAACCCGCGGGGCCGCACTACCTGGTGTGCAACGCCGACGAGAGCGAACCCGGCACGTTCAAGGACCGGGTGCTGCTCGAAGGCGACCCCTTCGCCCTGGTGGAGGCGATGACGATCGCCGCGTTCGCGATCGGCGCCCGCCAGGGGTACGTCTACCTGCGCGGGGAGTACCCGCGGGCGCTGCGGCTGCTGCGGAACGCGCTGGACGTCGGCCGCGAGCGCGGGTTTCTCGGCGTGGACGTCATGGGGCACGCGGGTTTCTCGTTCGACATCGAGATCCGGCGCGGCGCGGGAGCCTACATCTGCGGCGAGGAGACCGCGATCTTCAACTCGATCGAGGGCTTCCGCGGCGAGCCCCGCACGAAGCCGCCGTTCCCGGTCGAACAGGGGCTGTTCGGCAAGCCGACCGTGGTGAACAACGTCGAGACGCTGGTCAACGTGCCACTGATCCTCACCGAGGGCGCGGCCGCGTACCGTTCGATCGGGACCGAAGCCTCGGCCGGGCCGAAGCTGTTCTGCCTGTCCGGCAACGTCGAACGGCCGGGCGTCTACGAAGTGCCGTTCGGGGCGACGCTGCGCGAGCTGCTCGCTCTGGCCGGGGGAGTGCCCGAGGGCCGCTCGCTGCGGGCGGTGCTGCTGGGCGGCGCGGCCGGCGGGTTCGTCCGGCCGGACGAGCTGGACCTGCCGCTCACGTTCGAGGACGCAAGGGCGGCGAAGACGACCCTCGGCTCGGGTGTCGTGCTGGTGCTGGACGACCTCGCCGACCTGGGCGGGTTCCTGCTGCGGATCGCGGAGTTCTTCCGCGACGAGTCGTGCGGGCAGTGCGTCCCGTGCCGGATCGGGACCGTGCGCCAGGAGGAGGCGATCCGGCGCGTCCTCGCGGCCGGTTCGGAGGAGCAACCGCTGCTGCGGGAAGTGGGCGGGGTCATGCGGGACTCGTCGATCTGCGGCCTCGGCCAGACCGCCTGGAACGCCATCGAATCCGCCATCGACCGGTTGGGAGCGCTGCAGTGA
- a CDS encoding molybdopterin oxidoreductase family protein, giving the protein MKRRNTEPYVRLTRPLVRDSGVLRPATWEEALDRAAAGIRRTLTGKGPEAFGMFSCARATNEMNFVAQKFTRAVIGTNNVDSCNRTCHAPSVAGLARVFGSGGGTSSYQEIEDADVIVIWGGNPREAHPIFFHHVLKAVHEGAKLFVVDPRRTSTGSWAHRQLQLEVGTDIPLAHAIAREIIHSGLANTTFVERATEGYAEFAASVEPWTLEVAEKTTGVPAELIRELAHTYARADRAQLSWTLGITEQHNGTDNVLSLINLALLAGQVGRYGAGLNPLRGQNNVQGGDMGAIPDRLPGFQDVLDAGVRAKFDTAWGSAIPPHHGLNLTQMLDAMERGDLTCVYIIGENPVQSEADCEHTIKRLANVDHLIVQDIFLTKTAQLADVVLPATAAWCESDGTFTNSERRVQRVRKALEPPEGARDDIELLSELARRLGHDWHYTGGEEVWDELRSLSPMHAGMSYARLEELGGIQWPCYSEDTLEPTFLHARLWAEDPAERGRPAPFTVIEHSPPVDLLTEEFPIRLTTGRRLDSYNTGVQSAGFPSPLRQGETLDLCPEDARALGVEPDELVRISSRRGEIVAPVRLDKGLKPGLAFMTFHFPDEVDVNVITIEATCPIAGTAEYKAAAIRVDKLPAEV; this is encoded by the coding sequence GTGAAGCGCAGGAACACCGAGCCGTACGTCCGGCTCACCCGGCCCCTCGTGCGCGATTCCGGCGTGCTGCGGCCGGCCACCTGGGAAGAGGCCCTCGACCGGGCCGCGGCCGGGATCCGCCGCACCCTGACCGGAAAGGGGCCCGAGGCGTTCGGGATGTTCTCGTGCGCCCGCGCCACCAACGAGATGAACTTCGTCGCCCAGAAGTTCACCCGCGCGGTGATCGGCACGAACAACGTCGACTCGTGCAACCGCACCTGCCACGCGCCGAGCGTCGCCGGCCTGGCGAGGGTGTTCGGCAGCGGCGGCGGCACGTCCTCCTACCAGGAGATCGAAGACGCCGACGTCATCGTGATCTGGGGCGGCAACCCCCGCGAAGCGCACCCGATCTTCTTCCACCACGTGCTCAAGGCCGTCCACGAGGGAGCGAAGCTCTTCGTGGTCGACCCGCGCCGGACCAGCACGGGGAGCTGGGCGCACCGGCAGCTGCAGCTCGAGGTCGGCACCGACATCCCGTTGGCGCACGCCATCGCGCGGGAGATCATCCACTCCGGACTGGCGAACACGACCTTCGTCGAGCGGGCCACCGAGGGGTACGCCGAGTTCGCCGCGTCGGTCGAGCCGTGGACCCTGGAGGTCGCGGAGAAGACCACCGGCGTCCCGGCCGAGCTGATCCGCGAGCTGGCCCACACCTACGCCCGCGCCGACCGCGCCCAGCTGTCCTGGACCCTCGGCATCACCGAGCAGCACAACGGCACCGACAACGTGCTGTCGCTGATCAACCTGGCGCTGCTGGCCGGGCAGGTCGGCCGCTACGGCGCCGGGTTGAACCCGCTGCGCGGGCAGAACAACGTCCAGGGCGGCGACATGGGGGCCATCCCGGACCGGCTCCCCGGCTTCCAGGACGTCCTCGACGCCGGCGTCCGCGCGAAGTTCGACACCGCGTGGGGCTCGGCGATTCCCCCGCACCACGGCCTCAACCTCACCCAGATGCTCGACGCGATGGAACGCGGCGACCTGACCTGCGTGTACATCATCGGCGAGAACCCCGTGCAGTCCGAAGCGGACTGCGAGCACACGATCAAGCGGCTGGCCAACGTCGACCACCTGATCGTCCAGGACATCTTCCTCACCAAGACCGCCCAGCTGGCCGACGTCGTGCTGCCGGCGACGGCGGCCTGGTGCGAGAGCGACGGCACCTTCACCAACTCCGAGCGGCGGGTCCAGCGCGTCCGCAAGGCCCTCGAACCGCCCGAAGGCGCACGGGACGACATCGAGCTGCTGTCGGAGCTGGCCCGCCGGCTCGGCCACGACTGGCACTACACCGGCGGCGAGGAGGTCTGGGACGAGCTGCGGTCGTTGTCGCCGATGCACGCCGGGATGTCCTACGCGCGCCTCGAAGAACTCGGCGGCATCCAATGGCCGTGCTACTCCGAGGACACCCTCGAGCCGACGTTCCTGCACGCCCGGCTGTGGGCCGAGGACCCGGCCGAGCGCGGGCGCCCGGCGCCGTTCACGGTCATCGAGCACAGTCCGCCGGTCGACCTGCTCACCGAGGAGTTCCCGATCCGGCTCACCACCGGGCGGCGGCTGGATTCCTACAACACCGGCGTCCAGTCCGCCGGATTCCCCTCCCCGCTGCGGCAGGGCGAGACCCTCGACCTCTGTCCCGAAGACGCACGCGCCCTCGGCGTCGAGCCCGACGAACTGGTCCGGATCTCTTCGCGGCGCGGCGAGATCGTGGCGCCCGTCCGGCTGGACAAGGGGCTGAAGCCCGGGCTGGCGTTCATGACCTTCCACTTCCCGGACGAGGTCGACGTCAACGTCATCACCATCGAAGCCACCTGCCCGATCGCCGGGACCGCGGAGTACAAAGCCGCGGCCATCCGCGTCGACAAGCTCCCGGCCGAGGTCTGA
- a CDS encoding 2-dehydropantoate 2-reductase, protein MKVAVLGAGAIGAYVGAALHRGGTEVHLIARRAHLTAMREHGVRVLSPRGDFTARPHVTDDPAEVGEADFVFLGLKANSYASCGELLTPLLGPETAIVAAQNGIPWWYFHGLRGHPLEGRRVETVDPGGSVTAVLELGRAIGCVVYCSTVIEEPGVIRHLEGTRFSLGEPDGEISARCKVLSAAMIAGGLKAPVEPDLRNDIWIKLMGNVAFNPLSALTRATMAQMCEHEDTRELVATMMTEALAIARAAGADPEISVEKRIDGAWRVGHHKTSMLQDLEAGKPLEIDAIIGAVVELAGLTGVAAPALRYVHAAVSLLDHTSKVPVGSH, encoded by the coding sequence ATGAAGGTGGCTGTTCTCGGGGCCGGGGCGATCGGCGCCTACGTCGGGGCCGCGCTGCACCGCGGCGGGACCGAGGTGCACCTGATCGCCCGCCGGGCCCACCTCACGGCGATGCGCGAGCACGGCGTCCGCGTGCTGAGCCCCCGCGGTGACTTCACCGCCCGTCCGCACGTCACGGACGACCCCGCCGAGGTGGGCGAAGCCGACTTCGTGTTCCTCGGCCTGAAGGCCAACTCCTACGCTTCGTGCGGCGAGCTGCTCACGCCGCTGCTCGGCCCGGAGACGGCGATCGTGGCCGCGCAGAACGGCATCCCGTGGTGGTACTTCCACGGCCTGCGGGGGCATCCCCTCGAAGGGCGCCGGGTCGAGACCGTCGACCCCGGCGGCTCGGTGACCGCGGTGCTCGAGCTGGGGCGCGCGATCGGCTGCGTCGTCTACTGCTCGACCGTCATCGAGGAGCCGGGCGTGATCCGGCACCTGGAGGGCACCCGGTTCTCCCTCGGCGAGCCGGACGGCGAAATCTCCGCGCGCTGCAAGGTGCTCAGCGCGGCGATGATCGCCGGCGGGCTCAAGGCACCGGTCGAACCCGATCTGCGCAACGACATCTGGATCAAGCTGATGGGCAACGTCGCCTTCAACCCGCTCTCGGCGCTGACCCGGGCGACGATGGCCCAGATGTGCGAGCACGAGGACACCCGCGAGCTCGTCGCCACGATGATGACCGAGGCACTGGCCATCGCCCGCGCGGCCGGCGCCGACCCGGAGATCTCGGTCGAGAAGCGCATCGACGGCGCCTGGCGCGTCGGCCACCACAAGACGTCGATGCTGCAGGACCTGGAAGCGGGCAAGCCCCTCGAGATCGACGCGATCATCGGCGCGGTCGTCGAGCTGGCCGGCCTCACCGGCGTGGCCGCACCGGCCCTGCGGTACGTCCACGCCGCCGTTTCCCTGCTCGACCACACCAGCAAAGTCCCCGTCGGGTCGCACTGA